A region of the Maniola jurtina chromosome 11, ilManJurt1.1, whole genome shotgun sequence genome:
tttgtttcatttttagggttccgtatatcaaaaggaaaaacgagcCCTTATAGCACTTTATTgtatgtctgtcgtgtttgtcaagaaaacctatagggtaggtacttcccgttgacttagaatcgtgaaatttggcaagtaggtaggtcttgtattacaactaaaggaaaaaaatccaaaaaccgtgaatttgtggtgacatcacaaaaaaattaaaatgttttcgtgaacaaataataataattagtgtttttaattttcaatgtaagataactataccaagtgggatatcatatgaaagggctacctgtacattctaaaacagatttttatttattttatgcctaatagtttatgatttactgtgcaaaatgtcggaaaaaatgctTGAGTACGaagccctcggtgcgcgagtcgaaatcgcatttggccggtttttacaactttatcttgtttattttTCGTAATGACCTCTTGCAAAATCTAACTCGGTATTTAGGTAAGTCAATTGAAAAGCAGATAAACTTGATACTCTTTCTTATCAGAACACCCGCTGTACCGGTTTCAGGTCAGTTTGTAACATTtgttagggttccttacccgaAGTGTAAATACGCTATGCGGGACCccgttactaagcctccgctgtccatccttttgtctgtctgtctgtctgtcagcggattgTATCTTATGAACAGTAATAGGTATAGTGGTGgtttttcacagagtgtgtaatATTGTGTATGTATGCTgttgtaacaaataataaaaatttcaaaatgatcgctataaaaattaaaataataattttattcaaatgtaCATAAGTAGTTTAATATCCTGTGCGTACGGAACCATTAGTTTGACCGGTTTTATAACAACTCGCCACCGATCGCACCATAAAAAATaatctcatgagtcatgacaaaggttatattttaatagttcACATTATCAACTATGTTTAGTGTTTTGCAAtttcactagatttgtttagagAAATGAAGTAATCTATTGGAGTATTCGTCTTCTTCCGGGATTTCGGTATAGCCGTAGATAattttactaagcctctgctgtccgtctgaCTGCCTGCCTTTGAGCGGGATGTATCTCACGAACCGTAATGAGTTGAAATTATGCATCGAGTGTGtaattctattgccgctataacaacaaataataaaaatttcaaaatggctgccatgtaaTTTTTAATGCCGTCACTTTTCGGCAACCGCATATTTGCCCTGCAAAAAGTGACAAGTTGttataaaatttaactaaatcagtttaacaataataaattctTGTGCAAGCGGGCCTTTGTGTCGTAAGTTTTTAATtagccaaaataaataaattgttgtaCAAAAGTATACCTAGATCCCATGTACCAAGGCATTATCAACATAATTGACATCATTTGAGATCATTAAGCAAATATTTGTGCCAGTGACCGCTATCATACTACAGAAAGGCGCGTTGATATCGAAACCACAGGTTATCGttatataaattaaacaatcggtcacttttaattatattgtaatttttattttataaagtaaaaatataatgatatttattttataaagtaaaaaccggccaagtgcgagtaagactcgcgcaccgagggttccgtattcggatattttttcgacattttgctcgataaatcaaaaactgtttatgcgttttaaaatgtacaggtaaagggtAAAGCCCTttatcatatgataccccactttgtatagttatcttacctacttcgaaaattaaaatacattttaatttttgtttattaaaatacattttaatttttgtttaatgatgtaaccaaaaattcacggttttcggatttattcctttacttgtgctataagagctacctacctgccaaatttcatgattctaggtcaacgggaagtaccctataggttttcttgacagacacgacagacagacagacaacaaagagatgctataagggttccgtttttccatttgaggtatggaaccctaaaaacatgcaGCAActgatttaataataaaactcaCTATCATTAATCATAAGACCTATACTTTACAGCCTATAGAGTTAGTAAATCGATGCTTTTCGTCGGCTGTGCTAAGCACTTGATATTATCATAGTATTCCATTCacaaatgttttttaaaaaatattgataaacTGGGTATTCACGCTGTGATAGGAATAATTAGGATATCTTGGTTAAAAGCTATTCTACTTTTTGAAAAGGCAAAgaacataaaaattaacattattattttcacatagaaatatgttttatttttttagaaataaattaatattctctTTTTGCCAACAATAACATGTTCCTTTTTTGCCGCTTTTTTATGAATGTCCATACATGTTGTTTGTCTTAAAAACACAAGGTATAAGTTAGTAAGATAAGTACAAAACTATATCAATTTCAGCTTTACTTAGGAAGCTTATGAAAGGTGAACACACTTATGttgaaacctcgcacacttccccGCGTAGAATCGTTCGAATCTTCAACGCGCAGATTTGTGCGAGGTATCAATtgatttcatatacagaattctaaaattcgtttcgttccaCTCgctcgacgcgttcggctcggataagtgtgcgttcacctttagaAGAACCACCATTACCTACATAGTTGGCAGGTCAACTTTTCCATAGGTAACTACTAAAAAACAggttttgtaataaaaacaaaattatcattttaattgctaaaaacaattaaaaaccCATTAGTCTATCTtactgttttattataaaacacCTCTTTCAAATTTCCTATGGGCTCTCGTTCATTAGGAAATTTACACTGCGATAAACAAGTACCTAGTAATTGTTACACGCGCGGAAAAGACCCAGCGATGCGTGATAATTTACTTCATATCAGCACATGTTTTATTGAATAACTGGTAATGGATATGTATTGTTAATTACAAACTAGCTTTTTCCCGGCAACTTTgtctgcttggatttaggtttttaaagatctcgttgGAATTTCTGATAGTCCTTTCTTAGAttcaaatctatagagcgcattttgcttagacttaagtttcagttaaaacgagacagatttatgccagcggtataacatttggctttaacagtgtcttaagtctgagcaaagtcaaagtgctctctataggaTGTCAGCCTTATTGCTGGCTTAGCCGAAGTACGGAGGGAAAGAAGACGGACAGATAGaaaactaagtgatcctatatttttaggtttttaggaaaaacggaaccctaataatcggataaacattaaaaaacctATTTGTATTTTCAGTCATTGCAGCAGCGTTGATACCTAACCTGAGCAGCATAATTTCACTCGTGGGAGCATTCAGCAGTTCCGCGCTGGCGCTCATATTCCCGCCTATCATCGAAATCATAACGTTCTGGCCCGAACGACTTGGATGGAAGGACTGGAGGCTATGGAAGGACATAGCGATTATAATTTTTGGTATAACTGGTTTCGCGTTTGGTACTTATGccagtattaaaaatattgtgaatCTCCCTTAAAATGCAAATTGAACTTATGATACGacaacaatatattatataccataacaatataatataatattatataacccGTGATGCAATTGCAATCATTGGTGGTAATGAAGTCAGCtttaaattatactttttttatgcTTTTATTTGTACGCCACGATAACACTAAAGGTCCAAACGCATTTGCGCTACGCGACGCGACTTACGACTTGAGTGAATTTGCACGTACTCTTTTGTTAGAACCTTGTAACTACTGAATTCGCTAAACATAATTACTTCAAAAATAATTCATGTCAATCGATCAACCAAAGgcgaaaattatttaaaaaaactactttaGGAGCGCGCTCAAAGAAGCAAATGGGAGGAAAAAAATCATCGCATCGGTTTTTTAGACATGTTTTGTCCAGAGTCTATTTCAAAATCGGATAAAACTGTGACTTATGAATAATTCCagtaatatactgtatttacaTACAAcaaataggtatctactaatACTTTCCTTGCACTGAGCGTGTCCTCCTGTAAGTTGCTCTAACAAAGGTTGTCCTGCTGTATAATGAACTTTTCGAATGCAAAGTGTAGCTCGATCACTAATTTGATTTTAGGTGTACGCGTGCAACTGATTTAGCCCCAATGTTGgatatcattataataattgacTACGGGGCATTGTATTTCCACTCTAGGGAAATAGATAACTAAATCGACTGcaattattaaaatttgaaaaaaaaaatacgtttacTAGGTGCAGACCTTATAACCAACCATGACAATAATATTTCATAGAAATTGtgcgatttttttattttattttagtcaaTAGGTGTATTTTTATTCTGTAGTTTCAGAGATGAAAAGGatctaattatattaatttattttaagaaatcCTAGTATTAATGacttaaatataaatgaaactatgtatttttatctttgtaaaaggaatatttttctatatctGTGCAAAAATATAGTCTTGcgtaaattattaaataatttattaaatgttaactataatattatgtgatagcatatttataattttcaataGAGAATTCatctacatatttaattttagcTGAATGACATTTAGAGAAATtctaattaggtaagtacataactaGATTTTAATTGTGTGTTTTGAACTTTTGATTGAATGTTTAATTAATTCGAAAGCATATTATATTACGTGTTCTAGCAAAATTCACTTATATGGGATAGAAATTAGATACTTAATAGCATagcaagtaaaaaaaataatagatgcttaagtaaataattatttgtcgAAATCACCCAGGATAGCTTAAACGCTAAAcaatttgtttattaaaattacttaatgtATTTTAGGTTCAAAAAGAGCTTATTTTAAAGCTAAAGCTCTATGTAagctaaaattataaaattactgtAACAGCTTTTattgttgttaataataattagtatcgTGATTGTGATATTGCAAATAATTAGTTCTtcagcagttttttttttgcctttATGATTTGGTTTACACGAACTTCACAAAGTAACTGTCACAAATTATTTgtctgtattttatattttttataatgttaacATTAATAATAGTTTCTTTGTAATTAAGTACCTGTTTTACGCTTTTTACAGATatcagttttatattttaaaatatatttttatttgaaatgtgATATGAGATCATTCAAGTGTAGCTGATTACTTTAGTCAACGTATACAAtacatattgtttttattttcgtaaggcttttttataatatagaaTTATTGTtgccaatttttattttgtttttctgttttatgtGGAAGTTAGTTAAATTGGAGTAATTTTTCGGTGTAACTGGATCTGCCTCCagaatatattatgataatattattttcccaATGTTACCCAAGTTTTccgattaattatttatttagtgtaaTTATGAAAACCTGATAACTTTTTTCACAATGTTGCCGAAGTTGGTTGATTGATTATTTAGTGCAATTATAAAAATctgataacttttttatttataatttaactgTTACCGTGAGTTTGCACTGAGGAAACTTAAACACACAAAACACAACACTTTGACACAATATTaagttaaaatgttttttatgtATTAATTAACAGATTATTGAGTTTTCTTTGTCATATCatataatttgtttaaaaataacttgtttGAAATTCCACTTAGATCTTGAAATCTTTTAAAGAATTtgcgcgttttttttttttgggttaagGACAAAATATTCACCAAGAAATTCGTTACATACAAAAATCTGTCAAACATGCATGTTTAATGTTTTTTGGTGCAAATTCACAGTTAAGATATTATGCATTGTTATGCGAGCCTGATGAAATATAAACAACTAGCTATTGCCcagcatgcgttgcaatgctgATTCACGCTTGATGGCTCTGTCAGAAACCTTCATTCAGATGCCAAAAACAACTAGgcatataatgcgtaaaaatgttaaaaaatgaTTTCTCACGCGAGACTTTAACTTtttgtcaaatatcatgtcaaaagtacgattttagttctTATTTTAAAGATTAATCCGATGAAACGTACTTTTGGCATGACAGTAAGTTGATCTTATAGACTTAAAATGGCGCgtaagaagtcattttgtacggactgaCGCGtattaagttgccttcaaactacggaaatataatataatatactagccgatgcccgttacttcgcccgcgtggatttaggtttttcgaaatcccgtgggaactctttcattttccgggataaaaagtagcctatgtgctaatccaggatattatctatctccattcaaaatttcagccaaatccgtccagtacctagtaggtagtttttgcgtgaaggagtaacaaacatacacacacacacacacacacatacaaactttcgcctttataatattagtgtgataaatatcgctcaccctacttttaaatgtcactgttcacacttattaatgtaataatattacatctaagtgtgaacagtgacatttaaaagtagggtgagcgatatttatacatattatattatattatatttccgtagttagTAGGCGACTTTAGATATTCGCGTCAGATAGACAACGAACAcgctaaaaataatttttattatacttaaatgaagataaaaagtctaaaatgttattttaactATTGTTAAGTTTAATCTGGAGCGGTGCAATTACTTTCTAGTCTGTTGTAACTAGTATGTTAAGTATGTAATTCGTTTAATGATTCACGCTATCGTCATAATTTTGTGTACATCTTCATACAAAATGCTTGAATTCGACAATTTttcagatattttaaaatatttaattagaatAACTGCAATTTTCTGCGCTTAATGTATCGAAAGCGGTAATTGTTTTCGAAAATTTACAGTTCAACGTCATTCTGATTTACAGTGCCACCAACTTATGTGTTCATATCGCTTATTATCGCAGAATTTGGCATTGCAATTTTAAGAAATtcacaaaaaattatattaaaattctttCAACATAGCACAGATTCAATATAGCTTAATTATATTGCACTACTAGCTggtatccgcgacttcgtccacgtggattttaaAATGGCGGCTGACGCGGCTATAGTTACGATTTTGCCCACTGAACAGATAAGTTGGGTGGCACTACGAGTGTATCACCAACGTCGCGGTCTATGTAAGTTGTTTGATAGAGTATGCCAAAGATAATTTTTACGTTAATATACGATTTATAGCCCGCATATGTAAACTGCACAACATTTTCCATGGACTTCTGTTACTACTGTACAACTACTATAGTTTTCTATAGAACCTATATAGGTACTGTCTACATctacataataaaatacttgtacctaactacctacatcGTGAAGCTTTTAATTGAATAAAGTGATGATATGTTTAATCCTAGTTTTTGTTTCACTGAGAGAAGATTCGttctcaatagtgggccggcgatggctTGAGATGATCGATTGATTGACTGGCGggggtacctactaagtacctacacgAAATTGAAAAGTGGAACATTTTTATGGCActccaaagtttaaaaaaaaacatttatagaAACTTCACACACATTATGGCactatagatattatgtattctgaaaCTTGCTGGTACAGACCTGCAATTATGGCAATAATGTCATATTGATCATTTATGGaaccataaaataatgttattagGGCCAGCCTACAAACAACATTTACTTATAAGACTGACTTCTGCTGTCCTGATTATTTCCTTCCGATACAATGAAAATACTATCCATATAGAGTACAGACATGAGTCGATcagcatttaaaaaattaagtcaGTTGCTTATTTTTAGGAACAACTCTCGCTAGATCAAAAAATTGACTGAATATTGATTGAACGTAGAATTGTATTCACAAATAAAGACTTTCATTTAATACTTCCTAAGACAGTTTTCCTGGATTCCTgaggttttggatttccccatactgagCATAGGGGTCTTCTCAGATTTATAAGGGTTTTGCCACAGTCTACCACGTTAACCAAATGCAGTTTGGCAGACTGAAAATAAAGTGTGCATACTTTATTTGCCATAGATGatagaataataatatcattctgGGCAAATATGTACCAACTTATCGCTATGCCATTCCGACTGTTGGATCATAGTTGGATGCAACAGTGGTGGTATGATAACAGGTACCTACTCTTTGCACAGTGTGTCCACGTAATAATATTACTTCCATGATAATACTCGAAGTatgatatatatatacatacatgtaTGATATATGCAGATAAATATACGGTATTATGAAACGGGTAACATTTAATATAGCGGCGAGGGTTTTTAGGATGCTATTTAAAAAAGAACAcgtaattttacaaaatataagtacctatacctatatttttttggaaattacgTGTTCTTGAAGATTAATGATTATTCACTGACATAGAAATTATTGTCTTAAAGAGCTTACCTAGTACCTTGTCGTTGTCAGGtcgtgacaccagggctctgcctgaaaatcagcgctgcagtagtcaaatactgcagcatcttgctgaggcagagcccttttagctcacagacacaataatagttttagcattctctagttttaagtttaattaatatttaagtttaaatgtatcttaattgttattcttgtttttttttgtgattgagctaaataaacttttatttatttatttacctacctactaggtaagcAATTTACAATTAATCGAAGTttacagaaaataaataaatttagctTTTTAAATCGACGCGACGTAACATCTttatagctaggtaggtactcaacTCCTTGTTAACACACGACGCATCCCGCGACGTTTATTGGAAATAATTGAGTCCAAAGTACTCTGAATGGAgttttaaaatgacaaaaaCTCAGCTATAATTTGTTATAGCTGAGTTTTTGTCACACAGTCGTCGACTAACGGTCGCACGTAACACACGCACGTTAAGCGATCACATACATAATtccaatagtacctacttagtacccACCTGCAATGCAGTCTAAGTGTGATGTGTGTAAAAGAACGATTACAAAATCACTACCGGGATTAGAATGCAGTAAGTGTGACAGAGTTGTGCATCTTAACACCAGATGCAGTGGTCTGACTGGTAAGCAAATCGCCGCCCTCAAAGCGGCCACCAGCTTAGAGTGGACTTGCCTTGAATGCCAGCGGGAGTCACCAAGACGCAATTCATCAATCATTATGCCGGAAGAAGACGACGAAGACGACAACACACCTGTCCAAATTGACGCAAAGAAGCTGTTGAGCAACATCTCCAAGGAAGTTGAAAAGGCGATTAAAAGCGAAATGCGTGAACTTAATGAGGCATTGCAGTTTCATAGTGGAAAGCTAGACGAAGTCGTGGAGTGTATGGACGCATTTAAACAAACCATTAAAGTACTCGAAAGGAAAAATGTGGAGCtaaccaataaaaataataacctaGAAACTCGTGTTGGAGCCCTCGAGCAAAGGTTACAAGAAATCGAGCAAGAAAAGCTTACAAATTCAGTGGAGATTGCAAATGTACCATACCAGAGCATAGAAGCGGACAGTAAAATATTGGAAAAGGTGGCCCTGAAACTCCAACTACCCACTGGAGGTATAAAAAGCTCACGAAGACTCCAAGGGAAGAAAGAACAACCGCCGAACATTAGAGTGGAATTACAAGACGAATGTACTCAAGAACAATGGATTACGGCTGCTAAAAGCATCAAAACTATGGTAGTGGACCTTTGCCCCTCCGAGAAAAATAATAAGGATATAGTTTACATTAGTGAAGCAATGACGAAAACCAACAAGACTTTACTGTGGAAGGCTAAGCAAGAACTAAAGATTAACCAGAAATTCAAGTACGTATGGTTTAAAAAAGGATTCGTAAAGGCACGCAAAGACGACGgttcaaaaacctatattttaCGAACAATGGCGGATGTAAACGCCCTCATAAAGAACAAATCATAGGCATTATCTGTTAGtcatattatttcattaaaaaaaagttatacctGCGTTTTAATATGGACAGTTCACTAGACGAAATCTACGAATTATCGGACTGTATGAATATTAATGACTTTTTAAATAACATCTCTAATACAAACATAAACCTATTGTGTGTACATTTCAACATTAGATCTCTTATAAAAAACTTCGCCACGCTTGAACAGTGTATACTTACTTCAAATAAATGTATTGACGTAGTTATCCTCACCGAAGCTAATATATCTGATAAAATTAGTTGCCTTTATCATATAAATGGCTATCAAATGTTCACAGCTCTAAGAAAGTCAAGAAGGGGCGGTGGCATTATCGTTTATGtacgtaataaaaacaaatgtagcataaaaaatattagaacaAACTACttcgaaaatatattatttacaataaccACCCCTTCTAACTACACTGCGAACATTTGTGCTACTTACCGTCCTCCTAATACaagtaaaaatctatttatcGACGAACTCTTTACCACTATTGATAAATTCGCAAAAACCACAGATTTTTACTTTCTAGGAGATATTAACATAAATCTGAGACTAGACAACCCTATAAAACATAAATACAGTAACATGCTGCACAGCCTAGGCCTTGTGTGTGGGATCACTGCACATACTAGGATTGAATTATGTAATGGCAAAATAAGCAAATCGTGTATAGATCACATTTATGCTCGATCCCGCACACAAGACCTGTATACGGCGGCGATCGGTACGACACTGGCTGACCACCGGGCGGTGATACTCGCTTGCCTCGGCGCTCGAGCACAGGATGTTCCGAAATATAGAACTTGTCTTAACAACCAAAAATTATTCTCATCATTAGAACAGATAGAATGGGGGCCTACAAATAACATGACGTGTCCAATATCTATATATAATTACCTAAAGACTAGTCTTACGGAATGCTACAAAAAatctgaatataaaataaaaataaaacctaacaACGTACGAAGTCAAAACGTAtggatcaataaaaaaattattcaagcaTGTGAGTATAGGGATGATTTGTTCATAAAATGGATAAAAAACACAAATGATCTAATcgcaaaacaaaaatacaataaagcCCGAAACTACGCGaatatgttaattaaaaaaactaaaaataaaaccacaaaGTCGGACATCATCGCAAACAAAaataaccctaaaaatctatGGAGTATATTGAATAGGCTAACTGGCAAAATGAAGTCTTCAATAGACGAAGTACTGCAAAGTACCTTTGGTGGTCATTGCAAAGACATTGCAAACAATTTTGCGGATACGTTTAACAATAGCGTCAAACGGATAATTCCTAAATGCTCCGAACCATTGCTCGATAATTCAACATATAGCTCTTCAGCAAATGTCACCATGCGCTTTAAGCCTGCAGATCCCAAATCAGTAgaaaaaatcattaaatctcTAAACAGTAATAAAGCACCAGGAGTAGATCGGATAAGAGCTATTGACATAAAGATGCTAAGTGAAAAAATTAAAGCAATCCTATCGAACCTGATAAATGCAAGCGTAATTACAGGTAAGTATCCCACTGAACTAAAAACTGGCATTGTAAGACCAATACATAAAAAAGGTAGTAGGTTGGATTGTGATAATTATAGACCGATAACGATATTACCTACGGTTGACAAAATAGTcgaaaaatacataagtaatcAAATACACAATTTTTATGATAGCAATGACATACTAACAAACAATCAATATGGATTCCAACCACGTAAGAACACTACTCAACTGCTTTCAGCATTCACAGATAGTATATACAAACATATTGACAATAAAAAGCATATTCTGGCCGTATTCATTGACTACAGCAAGGCTTTCGATACATTAAGACATAATAAACTATTGCAAACCTTAGAAGACAGCGGAATTAGAGGTAAGCTACTCACATGGTGTGAAAACTACCTGCAAGAAAGATCTTACAGGGTAAGAGTTGGTGACGAGGATAGTCTTCCAGTACAGGTAACGGAAGGAACGGCACAAGGATCTGTACTAGGACCTTTGCACTACCTTACTTACGTAAATAGTCTGTCCAACACCATAAAGAAGTGTGAGATCTACCAATTTGCAGACGACACTTGTTTAGTTGCCGCGGCCGACAATATAGAAGAGGCGCTCACGCAACTTCAAGCTGATTTCGACTCGCTGGCAAAATGGTCTCACGACGCTGGGCTGGTGCTCAATGCCAGCAAAACTAAACTGATATACATTAGCACCAGCCACAATAGAAGCTCGTACAAGCCTAAACTAATAGCGCATAATCACCATTGCCTTCATGTGAATACCGCTAAGAATCTGACACCTTGTACCTGTGATGCAATCGACGTAGTTGACAAGCACACCTATCTTGGGCTTGTCATCGACAGTCGACTTAACTGGACAGACCACGTAAACCATGTATGTGACAGGCTTAGAGGGATTTTAGCTAAATTTTCgctaataaaatctaaaataccataCAAAACTCTCTTATTACTGTACATATCTTTGGCTGAATCAGTTATATCATATGGGTTGTCAAGCTACGGGAGAACATGCAAAACTCACCTGGATAAAATATTTGCACTTCAAATACGCATCCTAAAGCAAATAGTtccaaataaaatcaaattagcTCATAAAGATGATTACCGTAAACTATTTGCTTTCTGCAAAATAATACCAGTACATGAAAAAACAGAACTGACATTATTACttgaacaatattttaatgaaaacttaaGGAAAGTGCAGACCCCATATTCAGCTCGAAGAATTGACAACCCTAAACTCCTCTTACCTAAATATAACAACTTATATGGAAAAAGAAGATTGAATTACGTCATACCTAACTTAATTAATCAGCTCCCTAAGTCATTAACCGacgtaataaatcaaaaaaatataaaagttaaattaaaggaatact
Encoded here:
- the LOC123869351 gene encoding uncharacterized protein LOC123869351, with translation MQSKCDVCKRTITKSLPGLECSKCDRVVHLNTRCSGLTGKQIAALKAATSLEWTCLECQRESPRRNSSIIMPEEDDEDDNTPVQIDAKKLLSNISKEVEKAIKSEMRELNEALQFHSGKLDEVVECMDAFKQTIKVLERKNVELTNKNNNLETRVGALEQRLQEIEQEKLTNSVEIANVPYQSIEADSKILEKVALKLQLPTGGIKSSRRLQGKKEQPPNIRVELQDECTQEQWITAAKSIKTMVVDLCPSEKNNKDIVYISEAMTKTNKTLLWKAKQELKINQKFKYVWFKKGFVKARKDDGSKTYILRTMADVNALIKNKS